A genomic region of Castor canadensis chromosome 16, mCasCan1.hap1v2, whole genome shotgun sequence contains the following coding sequences:
- the Fem1c gene encoding protein fem-1 homolog C, which produces MDLKTAVFNAARDGKLRLLTKLLASKSKEEVSSLISEKTNGATPLLMAARYGHLDMVEFLLEQCSASIEVGGSVNFDGETIEGAPPLWAASAAGHLKVVQSLLNHGASVNNTTLTNSTPLRAACFDGHLEIVKYLVEHKADLEVSNRHGHTCLMISCYKGHKEIAQYLLEKGADVNRKSVKGNTALHDCAESGSLDIMKMLLMYCARMEKDGYGMTPLLSASVTGHTNIVDFLTHHAQTSKTERINALELLGATFVDKKRDLLGALKYWKKAMNMRYSDRTNIISKPVPQTLIMAYDYAKEVNSAEELEGLIADPDEMRMQALLIRERILGPSHPDTSYYIRYRGAVYADSGNFKRCINLWKYALDMQQNNLDPLSPMTASSLLSFAELFSFMLQDRAKGLLGTTVTFDDLMGILCKSVLEIERAIKQTQCPADPLQLNKALSIILHLICLLEKVPCTLEQDHFKKQTIYRFLKLHPRGKNNFSPLHLAVDKNTTCVGRYPVCKFPSLQVTAILIECGADVNVRDSDDNSPLHIAALNNHPDIMNLLIKSGAHFDATNLHKQTASDLLDEKEIAKNLIQPINHTTLQCLAARVIVNHRIYYKGHIPEKLETFVSLHR; this is translated from the exons ATGGATCTAAAGACAGCAGTGTTCAACGCAGCGCGGGATGGCAAACTCCGGCTTCTCACCAAATTGTTGGCAAGCAAATCCAAAGAGGAGGTTTCCTCCTTGATCTCCGAGAAGACCAACGGGGCCACGCCACTCTTGATGGCTGCCAGGTATGGGCACCTGGACATGGTGGAGTTCCTCCTGGAGCAGTGCAGTGCCTCCATAGAGGTCGGGGGCTCCGTCAACTTCGACGGCGAGACCATCGAGGGGGCGCCGCCTCTGTGGGCCGCGTCCGCAGCAGGACATCTGAAGGTGGTACAGTCTTTGTTAAATCATGGGGCATCTGTCAACAACACGACTTTGACCAACTCGACTCCTCTTCGCGCCGCGTGTTTTGATGGTCATTTGGAAATAGTGAAGTACCTCGTAGAGCACAAAGCTGATTTGGAAGTGTCAAACCGGCACGGGCACACGTGCTTGATGATTTCCTGTTACAAAGGACATAAGGAGATTGCTCAGTATTTACTTGAAAAGGGGGCAGATGTCAATAGAAAAAGTGTTAAAG GTAATACTGCATTGCATGATTGTGCAGAGTCTGGAAGTTTGGACATCATGAAGATGCTTCTTATGTATTGTGCCAGGATGGAAAAGGATGGCTATGGAATGACTCCTCTTCTCTCAGCAAGTGTGACTGGCCACACAAATATTGTGGATTTTCTGACACACCATGCACAGACCAGCAAGACAGAACGTATCAATGCACTAGAGCTTCTGGGAGCTACATTTGTAGACAAAAAAAGAGATCTACTTGGGGCTTTGAAATACTGGAAAAAGGCAATGAACATGAGATACAGTGACAGGACTAATATAATTAGCAAACCAGTGCCACAGACACTAATAATGGCTTATGATTATGCCAAGGAGGTAAACAGTGCAGAAGAGCTGGAAGGTCTTATTGCTGACCCTGATGAGATGAGAATGCAAGCACTGTTGATTAGAGAACGTATTCTCGGTCCTTCTCATCCTGATACCTCTTACTATATCAGATACAGAGGCGCTGTCTATGCAGACTCTGGAAATTTTAAACGCTGTATCAACCTGTGGAAGTATGCTTTGGATATGCAGCAGAACAATTTGGACCCTTTGAGCCCAATGACTGCCAGTAGCTTACTGTCTTTTGCAGAACTGTTCTCCTTTATGCTCCAGGATAGGGCTAAAGGTTTACTGGGTACTACTGTTACATTCGATGATTTGATGGGCATACTGTGCAAAAGTGTCCTTGAAATTGAGCGAGCTATCAAACAAACTCAGTGTCCAGCAGACCCATTGCAGTTAAATAAGGCTCTTTCCATCATTTTACACTTAATTTGCTTATTAGAAAAAGTTCCTTGTACTCTAGAACAGGACCATTTCAAGAAGCAGACTATCTACAGATTTCTAAAGCTGCATCCACGGGGGAAGAATAACTTCAGCCCTCTTCATCTGGCTGTGGACAAGAATACTACATGTGTCGGGCGGTACCCTGTTTGTAAATTTCCATCTCTGCAAGTTACCGCGATTCTCATAGAATGCGGTGCTGATGTGAATGTCAGAGACTCTGATGACAACAGTCCCCTACATATTGCTGCTCTGAACAACCATCCAGACATCATGAATCTCCTTATTAAATCAGGTGCACATTTTGATGCTACAAACTTGCACAAACAAACTGCTAGTGACTTGCTGGACGAGAAGGAAATAGCTAAAAATTTGATCCAGCCCATAAATCATACCACATTGCAGTGTCTTGCTGCTCGTGTCATCGTGAATCATAGAATATACTATAAAGGGCATATCCCAGAAAAGCTAGAGACCTTTGTTTCACTTCATAGATGA